One window of Helicobacter winghamensis ATCC BAA-430 genomic DNA carries:
- a CDS encoding PAS domain-containing sensor histidine kinase produces MEWFMYWRENYLIENLFFGVFVCLVLVGIYFVNQYRRLNNELKKSEKLINDLQSKREIVEILSKELASQIEQEVAQRLRSDYAHNYLFESSLNAIIIAQDKDLKIIKYNSSASSLFGVEMLYYNVLDLFEEEECRQFVLEKIEQLKQSKQRQNFRMQLQISNLTIPVMASINFLEFAQKTTLYFTFIDISDLVKLEEELQNRHLILAQKTKDEEMGRMLGNVAHQWKQPLNALYLVCQNLKEMQSLGTLDDIEFKKYLKIMIEQIKFMSNTIDAFRSFYIPSKEKEEFEICVVIKNTLELFYSILDNNISIKFLSCKDKKILKINAIKSEFQNLIIILIDNAIEAIKDRLKKKEIKEGRITICCVLEENIFKKKVCVFYIKDNGGGIPAEIAKKVFDKFFTTKQSGTGIGLSMVRMFLSSMQGEISFANEKDGTKFKVELPLSNKNA; encoded by the coding sequence ATGGAATGGTTTATGTATTGGAGGGAGAATTATTTGATTGAAAATTTGTTTTTTGGTGTTTTTGTTTGCTTGGTTTTGGTAGGGATTTATTTTGTTAATCAGTATAGGCGATTAAATAATGAGTTAAAAAAGAGTGAAAAGCTTATTAATGATCTTCAAAGCAAAAGAGAAATTGTTGAGATCTTAAGCAAGGAGCTTGCTAGTCAAATTGAACAAGAAGTTGCGCAGCGTTTAAGAAGCGATTATGCGCATAATTATTTGTTTGAAAGTAGTCTAAATGCAATTATTATTGCTCAAGATAAGGATTTAAAAATTATCAAATACAATAGTTCGGCTTCTAGTCTTTTTGGAGTAGAAATGCTGTATTATAATGTTTTGGATCTTTTTGAGGAAGAGGAGTGTAGGCAGTTTGTCTTAGAGAAGATTGAACAACTTAAACAAAGCAAACAACGCCAAAATTTTAGAATGCAATTACAGATTTCAAATTTGACAATTCCTGTTATGGCTTCTATTAACTTCTTGGAATTTGCACAAAAAACGACATTATATTTTACATTTATTGATATATCTGATTTAGTAAAGCTTGAAGAGGAATTGCAAAATAGACATTTAATATTGGCGCAAAAAACAAAAGATGAAGAAATGGGAAGAATGCTTGGTAATGTGGCTCACCAATGGAAGCAACCACTAAATGCGCTTTATCTTGTGTGCCAAAATCTAAAAGAAATGCAATCTTTAGGAACACTTGATGATATTGAGTTTAAAAAGTATTTGAAAATTATGATAGAACAAATTAAATTTATGTCAAATACCATTGATGCATTTCGCTCATTTTATATTCCCTCTAAGGAAAAGGAGGAGTTTGAAATCTGTGTGGTAATTAAAAATACTTTAGAGTTATTTTATAGCATTTTAGATAATAATATTTCCATAAAATTTTTATCTTGTAAAGATAAAAAAATATTAAAAATTAATGCAATTAAAAGTGAATTCCAAAATCTAATTATTATTTTAATAGATAATGCAATTGAGGCAATTAAGGATCGTCTGAAGAAAAAAGAAATTAAAGAGGGAAGGATTACAATTTGCTGTGTGTTAGAAGAAAATATTTTCAAAAAGAAAGTTTGTGTATTTTATATTAAAGATAATGGTGGTGGAATCCCAGCAGAGATTGCAAAAAAAGTGTTTGATAAATTCTTTACAACAAAGCAAAGTGGCACTGGAATTGGCTTATCTATGGTGCGGATGTTTTTAAGCTCTATGCAAGGTGAAATCTCTTTTGCAAATGAAAAAGATGGAACAAAATTTAAAGTGGAGTTACCATTGAGTAACAAAAATGCATAA
- a CDS encoding beta/alpha barrel domain-containing protein: MFKGIEIEQIKKAIEAKKQNFDIQWLGKSLAYTPYQPRPLDLKREDSLNVIYSLANSNDENFLFQAKELEKSAKAFIIESLEIATYLRRYISVPLVYDFLILDSYQLLEALVYGTDSVMLYPKYLEQKTLKELSQYALKLGLERIFCIESKEDLTKAIFAKADILNLNKNFSLIPLIPKQKILLSNLQNANPEIFNTLDARIL, translated from the coding sequence GTGTTTAAGGGGATTGAAATTGAGCAAATTAAAAAAGCTATTGAAGCTAAAAAGCAAAATTTTGATATACAATGGCTTGGAAAAAGTCTTGCTTACACTCCCTATCAACCCCGCCCCTTAGACTTAAAGCGTGAAGACTCACTCAATGTAATTTATAGTCTTGCAAATTCTAATGATGAGAATTTTTTATTTCAAGCAAAAGAACTTGAAAAGAGCGCAAAAGCCTTTATTATAGAATCTTTAGAAATTGCAACATATCTTAGGCGTTATATTAGTGTGCCTTTGGTTTATGATTTTTTGATTTTGGATTCCTATCAGCTTTTAGAAGCACTTGTTTATGGGACTGATAGCGTAATGTTATATCCAAAATATTTAGAGCAAAAAACGCTTAAAGAACTTAGCCAATACGCATTAAAACTAGGCTTAGAAAGAATATTTTGCATAGAATCCAAAGAAGATTTAACAAAAGCAATTTTTGCCAAGGCAGATATTTTAAACCTTAATAAAAATTTCTCACTTATTCCCTTAATCCCTAAGCAAAAAATTCTTCTTTCAAATTTGCAAAACGCCAATCCTGAAATCTTCAACACACTCGATGCGCGTATTCTCTAA
- a CDS encoding efflux RND transporter periplasmic adaptor subunit, translating into MKKTSMMFSKTLLGLACGVFLFVGCSKENENAQAMQQNAAISVGTYVVKTADVPVSFDFPAKLESLQSVDIYARVEGTLLEQHFVEGGLVKEGDKLFKIDPSKYQAAYNMAQAQLLSAQATLKVASRDWKRAQKLFKEKALSPKEYDSAQSAFESADAAVANARASLNVAKIDLDYTDVMATASGKISMKRYDIGDLVGVAGGNNVLTTITQLDPIHAEFSIPSNDYYFVRTLNQENVSVHYILPDGSQYKKEGKIDFIDSVIDSTTATIKARALVENPEHLLVPGEFSRIKLEGFILEKSIVIPQKALMQDSKGGYVFKIVDGKVQPVYITTGHIIGNSVVVKSGLSDNDVIITSQLIKLRPGASVVPMQQNEQ; encoded by the coding sequence ATGAAAAAAACTAGTATGATGTTTTCTAAAACTCTTTTGGGTTTAGCGTGTGGAGTATTTCTTTTTGTGGGGTGCTCTAAAGAAAATGAGAATGCGCAAGCAATGCAGCAAAATGCAGCAATTTCGGTTGGAACTTATGTAGTTAAAACTGCAGATGTTCCTGTAAGTTTTGATTTTCCAGCGAAGCTTGAAAGCTTACAAAGTGTAGATATTTACGCGCGGGTAGAGGGAACATTGCTTGAGCAGCATTTTGTGGAAGGTGGACTTGTCAAAGAAGGAGATAAGCTTTTTAAAATTGATCCTTCCAAGTATCAAGCTGCTTATAATATGGCACAAGCTCAACTTCTTTCGGCACAAGCGACTCTTAAGGTAGCAAGTCGTGATTGGAAACGCGCGCAAAAGCTTTTTAAAGAAAAAGCCCTTAGCCCTAAAGAGTATGATTCTGCCCAATCAGCGTTTGAAAGTGCCGATGCTGCAGTTGCAAATGCAAGAGCAAGCTTAAATGTTGCTAAAATTGATTTGGATTATACTGATGTAATGGCAACAGCGAGCGGAAAAATTAGCATGAAGCGTTATGATATTGGCGATTTAGTTGGAGTGGCAGGTGGAAATAATGTTTTAACAACTATCACGCAACTTGATCCTATTCATGCAGAGTTTTCAATTCCGAGTAATGATTATTATTTTGTTCGCACACTAAATCAAGAAAATGTAAGTGTGCATTATATTTTGCCAGATGGAAGTCAATATAAAAAAGAAGGCAAGATTGATTTTATTGACAGTGTGATTGATTCTACAACTGCGACAATTAAAGCGCGTGCATTAGTTGAAAATCCAGAGCATTTATTAGTTCCTGGAGAGTTTTCGCGCATTAAGTTAGAGGGATTTATTTTGGAAAAATCTATTGTAATTCCTCAAAAGGCATTGATGCAAGATTCAAAAGGGGGTTATGTCTTTAAAATTGTTGATGGCAAAGTGCAACCTGTTTATATTACTACTGGGCATATTATTGGTAATTCTGTGGTGGTGAAGAGTGGGTTAAGTGATAATGATGTGATTATTACGAGTCAACTTATTAAGTTGCGACCTGGAGCCTCTGTGGTGCCAATGCAACAGAATGAGCAATAA
- a CDS encoding Ppx/GppA phosphatase family protein, producing the protein MAKITAIIDIGSNSARMAIFEKTSHLGFHLLYETKSKVRISEFSYAHNGYLQPIPMERAICALKDFLHIAKAHKARKILCVATSAVRDAPNKAEFLKLARNIGLNIKVISGEQEAYFGALSALNLLPYASGITIDIGGGSTECALIENHKIIDKISLDIGTIRLKELFFDKGNLKGAKEFVQNALHKLPEHFSHTRIFGIGGTARALSKTIQKRIQYPIDTLHAFEYDFFHHTEFFRTIYCANPNELPKLGIKEDRIDSIQGGALIFHLALLHFGTKSVVTSGVGVREGVFLNDLLRNENGHFPPNFNPSVRNLKDRFLKNTAQSNAQKLLAMRLFSTQENLALIPQAYKKHLSISAELCNIGIALNFYEKSYHSDYILLNALNYRLTHQERLLIATLVRYSGKKIPESLPYLELLPNLQTLRILSFFVALSEILSNNDNPRDFHFILFNGLNGYTLQITHSNLSYLVQEKLKKLTLPSPFSQLVLTSSKGQ; encoded by the coding sequence ATGGCAAAAATCACTGCCATCATTGATATTGGTTCAAACTCTGCTAGAATGGCAATTTTTGAGAAAACAAGCCATTTGGGATTCCATCTTCTTTATGAAACAAAAAGCAAGGTTAGAATCTCGGAGTTCTCCTACGCACATAATGGCTACTTACAGCCAATACCTATGGAGCGTGCAATTTGCGCTTTAAAAGACTTCTTACACATTGCAAAAGCCCATAAAGCACGCAAAATTTTATGTGTAGCAACTTCTGCTGTGCGTGATGCGCCAAATAAAGCAGAGTTTTTGAAACTCGCACGCAACATTGGCTTAAATATTAAAGTTATCAGTGGTGAACAAGAAGCTTATTTTGGAGCATTAAGCGCACTAAATCTTTTGCCCTATGCAAGCGGAATCACCATTGATATTGGTGGCGGAAGCACAGAATGTGCCCTTATTGAAAACCATAAAATTATTGACAAAATTTCACTAGATATTGGCACAATTCGTTTAAAAGAACTCTTTTTTGATAAAGGCAATTTAAAAGGTGCGAAAGAATTTGTGCAAAATGCACTCCACAAGTTACCAGAGCATTTTTCACACACGCGCATTTTTGGAATCGGTGGAACCGCAAGAGCGCTTAGTAAAACAATCCAAAAACGCATTCAATACCCTATTGATACACTTCACGCCTTTGAATATGACTTTTTTCATCACACAGAATTTTTCCGCACAATCTATTGCGCAAATCCTAACGAACTTCCAAAACTAGGTATTAAAGAAGATCGCATAGATTCCATACAAGGCGGTGCATTAATTTTTCATCTTGCGCTTTTACATTTTGGAACAAAAAGCGTTGTTACAAGTGGTGTTGGTGTTAGAGAAGGCGTGTTTTTAAATGACTTATTGCGCAACGAAAATGGGCATTTTCCGCCAAACTTTAACCCTAGCGTGCGCAACTTAAAAGATAGATTCCTAAAAAACACCGCACAATCAAACGCTCAAAAACTCTTAGCTATGCGCCTTTTTAGCACACAAGAAAATCTAGCCCTTATCCCACAAGCCTACAAAAAACACCTAAGTATAAGTGCAGAACTTTGCAACATTGGAATCGCTCTTAACTTCTATGAAAAAAGCTACCACAGCGATTATATTTTGCTTAATGCCCTAAATTATAGACTAACTCACCAAGAACGCTTGCTAATTGCTACCCTTGTGCGTTATTCAGGCAAAAAAATTCCAGAATCTCTACCCTATTTAGAATTATTACCAAACTTACAAACTCTAAGAATCCTTAGCTTTTTTGTAGCATTAAGCGAAATTTTAAGCAACAACGATAATCCACGCGATTTTCACTTCATCTTATTTAATGGCTTAAATGGATACACATTGCAAATCACACATTCAAACCTTTCTTATCTTGTGCAAGAAAAATTAAAAAAACTCACACTTCCCAGCCCATTTTCACAGCTTGTTTTAACAAGCTCTAAAGGGCAATAA
- a CDS encoding YfhL family 4Fe-4S dicluster ferredoxin has protein sequence MSLMINEECIACDACREECPNEAIEEGDPYYIIDPERCTECFGFYDEPACLSVCPVDAIISDPDNVESLEELKFKHSQIHQED, from the coding sequence ATGTCTTTAATGATTAATGAAGAATGTATTGCTTGTGATGCTTGTCGGGAAGAATGTCCAAATGAAGCAATAGAAGAAGGAGATCCTTACTATATCATTGATCCAGAACGATGCACGGAATGCTTCGGTTTTTATGATGAGCCTGCTTGTCTTTCTGTTTGCCCTGTAGATGCGATTATTTCAGATCCTGATAATGTAGAATCATTAGAAGAATTAAAGTTTAAACATTCACAAATCCATCAAGAAGACTAA
- the glyS gene encoding glycine--tRNA ligase subunit beta, giving the protein MTAQTSPLLLEIGTEELPAIPFLAELPNIKNKFQKILEAKRLNCAFDFYYTPRRLVIIANDFPKIQNAEILEFFGPPLSIAYKDNTPTQAALGFFKKCGIEPKDTQTIEKDGKEILYCQKSAEQLPSNTLLEEIIKEFLESLNFGKTMRWGSLKESFIRPISWILCLLDSKIIPLKLYGVESKAQTYVHRNVSFEPFDINSLESYLQTLENNGVILDQNKRKDRILNAITQIEKTQNIQVEIDEELLNEVVAITEYPTALFGEFSAHFLELPAPCIITSMKVNQRYFATYKDGKLHHGFILVSNSLTENPEEIITGNVKVLRARLEDALFFYHNDLNNGFMPEKLKEVTFVEGLGSMWDKTERERLIVKALGDLFKESLQKGEQNLGLAFEILDQACLFSKADLMSEMVYEFTELQGIMGYYYAKALRYEERVALAIKEQYLPNSEESVLPSNLISAIIALAYKLDNLLGLFSIGKIPSGSRDPFALRRAANGVIKIILHFNLPFNLREVLQTLKNHYKDFDTTGLENFILERLDSTLEFNPSLLRAVLATNERDLAQIFQKLTALDSALKNQDKQLLTQTFKRLANITKEVDLKGELLIKEDKLLASEEIELYKSFKQCEFSGNDYAKHLKSLLALSPILERFFDKVLVNAPDEDFKNNRKHLIARIYREFLNIADIKEISF; this is encoded by the coding sequence ATGACAGCACAAACTAGCCCACTTTTACTTGAAATTGGAACAGAAGAATTACCGGCAATTCCATTTTTAGCAGAGTTACCAAATATCAAAAACAAGTTCCAAAAAATCTTAGAAGCAAAACGCTTAAATTGCGCATTTGACTTTTACTACACACCCCGTCGCCTAGTGATCATTGCAAATGATTTTCCAAAAATCCAAAACGCTGAGATTTTAGAATTTTTCGGACCACCTTTAAGTATTGCCTATAAGGATAATACACCAACGCAAGCAGCATTAGGATTTTTTAAAAAATGTGGAATTGAACCTAAAGACACTCAAACCATAGAAAAAGACGGAAAAGAGATTCTTTATTGCCAAAAAAGCGCGGAGCAGTTGCCTTCAAACACCTTGTTAGAAGAAATTATTAAAGAATTTTTAGAATCCTTAAATTTTGGCAAAACAATGCGTTGGGGGAGCCTAAAAGAATCCTTTATTCGCCCAATTTCTTGGATTTTATGCCTTTTAGATTCCAAAATTATCCCCCTAAAACTTTATGGAGTGGAGTCAAAAGCACAAACTTATGTGCATCGCAATGTGAGTTTTGAACCTTTTGATATTAATTCTTTGGAATCTTATTTGCAAACTTTGGAAAATAATGGCGTAATTTTAGATCAAAATAAACGCAAAGACAGAATCCTAAATGCAATTACTCAAATTGAAAAAACGCAAAATATCCAAGTAGAAATTGACGAAGAACTACTCAATGAAGTTGTAGCAATTACAGAATATCCAACCGCACTTTTTGGTGAGTTTAGCGCACACTTCTTGGAGCTTCCAGCCCCTTGTATTATCACTTCAATGAAAGTAAATCAACGCTATTTTGCCACTTATAAAGATGGGAAACTTCACCACGGATTTATCCTAGTTTCAAATAGTTTGACCGAGAATCCAGAAGAGATTATTACTGGAAATGTGAAAGTTTTACGCGCGCGCTTAGAAGATGCACTCTTTTTTTACCACAACGACTTGAATAATGGATTTATGCCAGAAAAATTAAAGGAGGTTACCTTTGTAGAGGGCTTGGGCTCTATGTGGGATAAAACAGAAAGAGAACGCCTTATCGTAAAGGCTTTGGGTGATTTGTTTAAGGAATCCTTGCAGAAAGGAGAACAAAATTTAGGGTTAGCCTTTGAAATTTTAGATCAAGCTTGCTTGTTTAGCAAAGCAGATTTAATGAGCGAAATGGTGTATGAATTTACGGAGCTACAAGGGATTATGGGATATTACTATGCAAAAGCATTGCGCTATGAAGAGCGCGTTGCACTTGCAATCAAAGAGCAGTATTTGCCAAACTCAGAAGAAAGTGTCTTACCTTCAAATCTTATAAGTGCCATTATTGCCCTTGCTTACAAACTTGATAATCTTTTAGGGCTTTTTAGTATCGGAAAAATTCCAAGCGGTTCGCGCGATCCTTTTGCATTGCGCCGTGCCGCAAATGGTGTGATTAAAATTATTTTGCATTTTAATTTGCCTTTTAATTTAAGAGAAGTCTTACAAACACTTAAAAATCATTATAAAGATTTTGACACAACAGGGCTAGAAAACTTTATTCTAGAGCGTTTAGATTCCACATTAGAGTTTAATCCATCACTTTTACGCGCAGTTTTAGCTACAAATGAACGCGATTTGGCACAAATTTTTCAAAAGCTAACTGCCCTAGATTCTGCACTTAAAAACCAAGACAAGCAGCTTTTAACACAAACTTTCAAACGCCTAGCGAATATCACAAAAGAAGTGGATTTAAAAGGTGAACTCCTCATTAAAGAAGACAAGCTTTTAGCAAGTGAGGAAATAGAACTTTATAAGAGCTTTAAACAATGCGAATTTAGCGGTAATGATTATGCCAAACACTTGAAATCTTTGCTTGCTTTAAGCCCAATTTTAGAACGCTTCTTTGACAAAGTGCTTGTCAATGCACCTGATGAAGATTTTAAAAACAATCGCAAACATTTGATTGCGCGCATTTATAGAGAGTTTTTAAATATTGCAGACATTAAAGAAATTAGCTTTTAG
- a CDS encoding methyl-accepting chemotaxis protein, whose protein sequence is MLKTIRSKIIVMIIGFLLVLLTMVYYNLQNGFNSIAKSSSTRELHQLNAMLTEGLKVAMNTGDPIIIGGFIEGSKKVNGIANLEIFAAQNVIDLMGLQKEFTTKPEILKVFESKKELIRTYKTESDEGFLMAKPILAEDACVMCHATSQVGDVLGVSEMQISIKELTQDSNAVRNKIIFLMAGVGIVALFLLLLLFNRWVFYPISNLAKVAFDLAQGDGDLTKRLPVKNDDEIAKASTYINRFIQKIGNTVCSAKDISHQNITQSHQLFSASSEIDERIERSVEVVRESASLGKAIEEMLNAAKDLVQLSAKDIRESSNQLASTKKLLLKVANNVQENVSVEHNIAEQLEQSTQETDKIKGVLTIIAEIADQTSLLALNANIEAARAGEAGRGFAVVADEVRKLAERTQKSLGEINAVVNMIIQSITDANNAMRTNVQKIVSVADDSMEGTEILEVSTKSLEAAVEASSKALEKTNTLFEAMQMVLKQISEVDKLTNDNSEAVHMINAISKEMAQKANMLNAQLDSFKC, encoded by the coding sequence ATGCTAAAAACTATCCGTTCTAAGATTATTGTAATGATTATTGGTTTTTTGCTAGTTTTGCTGACAATGGTGTATTATAATCTGCAAAATGGATTTAATAGCATTGCTAAAAGTAGCTCTACAAGGGAATTACACCAGCTAAATGCTATGCTGACAGAGGGGTTAAAAGTTGCAATGAATACTGGAGATCCTATTATAATTGGTGGCTTTATCGAGGGCTCTAAGAAAGTTAATGGAATCGCAAATTTAGAGATTTTTGCAGCTCAAAATGTAATCGATCTTATGGGACTACAGAAGGAATTTACTACAAAGCCAGAGATCTTAAAGGTTTTTGAGAGTAAAAAAGAATTAATTAGAACATATAAAACTGAGAGTGATGAGGGATTTTTGATGGCAAAGCCTATTTTGGCGGAAGATGCTTGTGTAATGTGCCACGCAACTTCGCAAGTGGGCGATGTGCTTGGTGTATCAGAAATGCAAATTTCCATCAAAGAATTGACACAAGATTCTAATGCTGTGCGCAATAAAATTATTTTTTTAATGGCGGGAGTAGGTATTGTTGCTTTGTTTTTATTACTTTTGCTATTTAATCGTTGGGTGTTTTACCCAATTTCAAATCTTGCGAAAGTGGCATTTGATTTAGCTCAAGGAGATGGGGATTTAACGAAACGCTTGCCCGTTAAAAATGATGATGAAATTGCAAAAGCAAGCACATATATCAATAGATTTATTCAAAAAATTGGCAACACAGTGTGTAGCGCAAAAGATATTAGTCATCAAAATATCACGCAATCACATCAGCTTTTTAGTGCTTCAAGTGAGATTGATGAGCGTATTGAGCGTTCTGTTGAAGTTGTAAGAGAGAGTGCAAGTCTTGGCAAAGCAATAGAAGAAATGTTAAATGCAGCAAAAGACTTAGTGCAACTTAGCGCAAAAGATATTCGGGAATCCTCTAATCAGCTAGCTAGCACTAAAAAGCTATTATTAAAAGTAGCAAATAATGTGCAAGAAAATGTAAGTGTTGAGCATAATATCGCTGAACAACTAGAACAAAGCACGCAAGAAACAGATAAAATTAAGGGTGTTTTGACGATTATTGCAGAAATTGCCGATCAAACAAGCCTGCTTGCACTTAATGCAAATATTGAAGCAGCGCGTGCAGGAGAAGCTGGGCGTGGTTTTGCGGTAGTTGCTGATGAAGTTAGAAAGTTAGCAGAACGCACACAAAAAAGCTTAGGAGAAATCAATGCTGTGGTTAATATGATTATTCAGTCTATTACAGATGCAAACAACGCAATGCGCACAAATGTCCAAAAAATTGTAAGTGTTGCTGATGATTCAATGGAAGGAACAGAAATTTTAGAGGTTAGCACAAAATCTCTTGAAGCTGCAGTTGAAGCTTCAAGTAAAGCATTAGAGAAAACAAATACTCTTTTTGAAGCAATGCAAATGGTGTTAAAACAAATTAGCGAAGTGGATAAACTCACAAATGACAATAGTGAAGCGGTGCATATGATTAATGCGATTTCAAAAGAGATGGCGCAAAAAGCAAATATGTTAAACGCACAGCTTGATTCTTTTAAATGTTAG